The Bacteroidota bacterium genomic interval ATGTCGGAACTTAGAATTCCGAAAGAAAAATTTGCTGTTGTTTCAGGAATTGGTTGTTCATCTCGATTTCCATATTATATGGATACATACAGTTTTCATGGAATTCATGGCAGAGCTGCCGCAATTGCATCGGGCGTAAAAGTTGCAAATCCAGATCTTAGTGTATGGGAAATAACCGGCGATGGAGATGCTTTAGCAATTGGAGGGAATCATTTTATTCATGTGATAAGAAGAAATGTTGATATAAACATTCTCCTTTTCAACAATGAAATATATGGCTTAACAAAAGGACAATACTCTCCTACTTCTAAAGATGGGCAAGTAACAAAAACTTCTCCTTATGGAACAATTGAACATCCATTTCATCCGGGAGAATTAGCTATTGGTGCACAAGGAAAATTCTTTGCACGTGCTGTTGATACAAATATGAAACTCGCTACCGAAATTTTTGTTGAAGCCGAAAAACATGAAGGAACTTCTGTGGTTGAAATATTGCAAAATTGCATAATCTTTAATGATAAAGCTTTCGGGCATATAACTGACAAAGAACATAAAGCAGACCGCCAAATTATTCTAAAACATGGAGAACCAATGATTTTTGGAAAAAACAATGACAAAGGACTCGTCATGGAAGGTATGCACCTTAAAGTTGTAAATATTGGAGAAAATGGAATTCCCGAAAAAGATATTTTAATTCATGATGCCCATGAAGAAATTCCATTTTTACATCTTATG includes:
- a CDS encoding 2-oxoacid:ferredoxin oxidoreductase subunit beta — encoded protein: MSEIQTKLSPKEFKSDQQVRWCAGCGDHAILSAVHKAMSELRIPKEKFAVVSGIGCSSRFPYYMDTYSFHGIHGRAAAIASGVKVANPDLSVWEITGDGDALAIGGNHFIHVIRRNVDINILLFNNEIYGLTKGQYSPTSKDGQVTKTSPYGTIEHPFHPGELAIGAQGKFFARAVDTNMKLATEIFVEAEKHEGTSVVEILQNCIIFNDKAFGHITDKEHKADRQIILKHGEPMIFGKNNDKGLVMEGMHLKVVNIGENGIPEKDILIHDAHEEIPFLHLMLVNMSYPNFPVALGVIRSVSDSVYDVRIEEQIENIKSKSKIKCVDDMLNSGSTWEVK